A single genomic interval of Streptococcus suis harbors:
- a CDS encoding IS110 family transposase, translating to MFHFTTLFIGMDVHKESFSLCYYDMMANQFKHSTKVGPNVSYIVNYVNELRRLYGQDAEVLCGYEAGCLGFTLYHQLQAHGIPCIVMAPTTVMKEGSKRVKTDKKDAAQLAKALAFRSYRPVHIPTVEDEQVKEYIRMRTDHKVALKKIKQQILAFCLRHDFRYTEGSSNWTQKHVRWLRSLKPEGLYAEILTEYLLTYEKLVDQIERYDARIEQLGQSDSYQEKVSRLSCFIGIKTLTALSIVTEIGDFNRFATAQHFASYLGLTPSENSSGDKERRGAITKAGNSHVRRLLIEAAQSLAKGTIGYKSKELKRRQSGNRVEVIAYADKANERLRRRYRTLVLGKNKKQNVAKTAIARELSGFIWGMMTGRIA from the coding sequence ATGTTTCATTTTACCACACTTTTCATCGGAATGGATGTTCACAAAGAAAGTTTTTCACTCTGCTATTATGATATGATGGCGAATCAATTCAAACATAGCACTAAAGTTGGTCCAAATGTTAGCTATATTGTGAACTATGTGAATGAGCTTCGTCGTTTATATGGTCAAGATGCAGAAGTGTTATGTGGCTACGAAGCCGGATGTCTTGGATTTACCCTATATCACCAGCTACAAGCTCACGGGATTCCCTGTATCGTGATGGCGCCTACAACGGTGATGAAGGAAGGATCTAAGCGTGTTAAGACTGATAAAAAAGATGCAGCTCAGCTCGCAAAAGCTCTGGCCTTTCGTAGCTATCGGCCTGTTCATATTCCTACTGTTGAGGATGAACAAGTCAAAGAATATATCCGCATGAGAACAGACCACAAAGTGGCTCTGAAGAAAATCAAACAACAAATTCTTGCCTTCTGTCTCCGACATGATTTTCGCTATACCGAGGGAAGCAGTAATTGGACACAGAAACATGTTCGCTGGCTCCGTTCCCTAAAACCTGAGGGACTTTACGCAGAGATTTTGACAGAATATCTATTGACCTATGAGAAATTAGTAGATCAAATAGAACGGTATGATGCACGAATTGAGCAACTGGGTCAAAGCGACAGTTACCAAGAGAAGGTCTCACGGCTTTCTTGCTTTATTGGCATTAAAACACTAACTGCTCTTTCCATTGTGACAGAAATCGGTGATTTTAATCGCTTTGCGACAGCTCAACATTTTGCTTCTTATCTTGGGCTAACTCCTAGCGAAAATTCTAGCGGCGACAAGGAGAGAAGAGGTGCTATCACCAAAGCGGGGAATAGCCATGTGAGACGACTTCTGATAGAAGCTGCACAATCATTGGCTAAGGGGACGATTGGGTATAAATCCAAAGAATTGAAAAGGAGACAAAGTGGAAACCGAGTGGAGGTGATTGCTTATGCGGATAAGGCTAATGAACGCTTAAGAAGACGTTATCGTACACTTGTTCTAGGAAAAAATAAGAAACAAAATGTTGCTAAAACAGCTATTGCACGAGAATTATCTGGTTTTATTTGGGGGATGATGACAGGAAGAATAGCTTGA
- a CDS encoding ABC transporter ATP-binding protein translates to MSTILSIQNIHKTFEAGTVNENHVLRGLNLDVKEGDFISIIGGNGAGKSTFMNSLAGALTVDSGDILLEGKSIKHVSAAKRSKDISRVFQDPKMGTASRLTIEENMAIAYRRGLSRGLGWGVKDSERAIFKESLKELGLGLENRMKVDTQFLSGGQRQALTLMMASLVKPKVLLLDEHTAALDPKTSDMVMELTKKIVESHQLTALMITHNMENAIEYGNRLVMLHRGQIVVDVEGEEKKNLTVQNLMDLFYKNSGEKLTDDEMIL, encoded by the coding sequence ATGTCTACAATTTTATCAATTCAAAATATTCATAAAACCTTCGAAGCTGGAACAGTTAATGAGAACCATGTCCTTCGTGGGTTGAACTTAGATGTAAAAGAAGGGGATTTTATCTCCATCATTGGTGGTAATGGTGCTGGTAAATCAACTTTCATGAACTCACTTGCAGGTGCCTTGACGGTTGATTCGGGCGATATTTTGCTTGAAGGTAAATCCATTAAGCATGTCTCAGCTGCCAAACGTTCTAAGGACATCAGCCGTGTTTTCCAAGATCCTAAGATGGGAACAGCTTCTCGATTGACCATTGAAGAAAACATGGCTATTGCCTATCGTCGTGGATTGTCACGTGGTCTTGGTTGGGGTGTGAAGGATAGTGAACGTGCTATTTTTAAGGAATCCTTGAAAGAGCTTGGTCTGGGACTAGAAAACCGTATGAAGGTTGACACGCAATTTCTTTCAGGTGGTCAACGTCAGGCTCTGACCTTGATGATGGCTTCGCTGGTTAAACCAAAAGTTCTGCTCCTGGACGAACATACTGCGGCCCTTGATCCAAAAACCAGCGATATGGTTATGGAATTGACCAAGAAAATCGTGGAAAGTCACCAGTTGACAGCTCTGATGATTACGCATAATATGGAAAATGCCATTGAATATGGTAATCGTTTGGTCATGTTGCACCGTGGTCAGATTGTTGTCGATGTAGAAGGAGAAGAGAAGAAGAACTTGACTGTTCAAAATTTGATGGACCTTTTCTACAAAAACAGCGGTGAGAAACTAACTGACGATGAGATGATTTTATAG
- a CDS encoding ABC transporter substrate-binding protein yields the protein MGFKKIILSSVALLSAVTLAACSSNSSDSSSVNVGIIQYAEHEALSSAREGFVEALEEAGYKEGENLTLDLQNAQGDQANLQTMVEKLAGKNDLNFAIATPAAQAMLNADSETSSVFTAVTDPVEAGLVESLEKPGGTMTGSTDATDVEGQIEMLLKVVPTAKTVGIFYNSSEVNSEVQAEQAKKALEAKGVKVEVTTVTTTNDVQQAITSLAGKVDAIYLPTDNTVASTASTIGDILKEAKVPAMGSDAAVIDAALFTYGVDYHAIGVQAGELAVKILKGEKPADLAVEKPNTAAITVNEEMAKAVGIDATTIKALEE from the coding sequence ATGGGATTTAAAAAAATTATACTTAGTTCAGTAGCACTTTTGTCAGCAGTAACACTTGCTGCATGCAGTTCCAATTCGTCAGATTCAAGTTCAGTCAATGTTGGTATTATTCAATATGCTGAACATGAAGCGTTGAGCTCAGCTCGTGAAGGCTTTGTAGAGGCGCTCGAAGAAGCAGGCTACAAGGAAGGTGAAAATCTGACGCTTGATTTGCAAAATGCCCAAGGTGATCAAGCAAACTTACAGACAATGGTTGAGAAATTGGCAGGAAAAAATGATCTTAACTTTGCCATCGCAACACCGGCAGCCCAAGCCATGCTTAATGCAGATAGTGAAACATCAAGTGTATTCACAGCTGTCACAGATCCAGTTGAAGCAGGTTTGGTTGAATCATTGGAAAAACCAGGTGGGACCATGACCGGATCGACTGATGCAACTGATGTGGAAGGTCAAATCGAGATGTTGCTCAAAGTTGTACCAACTGCGAAGACTGTCGGTATTTTCTACAATTCTAGCGAGGTAAACTCAGAAGTTCAAGCTGAGCAGGCTAAAAAAGCACTCGAAGCAAAAGGTGTAAAAGTAGAAGTGACAACAGTTACGACGACAAACGATGTTCAGCAAGCTATTACTTCACTTGCAGGAAAAGTCGATGCTATCTATCTTCCAACTGATAATACAGTTGCCTCTACAGCTTCAACAATCGGTGATATTTTAAAAGAAGCAAAAGTTCCAGCTATGGGAAGTGACGCGGCAGTTATTGACGCAGCTCTATTTACCTACGGTGTCGACTACCATGCTATCGGTGTTCAAGCTGGTGAATTGGCTGTTAAGATTTTGAAGGGTGAAAAGCCTGCTGACTTAGCAGTTGAAAAACCAAATACAGCGGCTATTACCGTCAATGAAGAAATGGCTAAAGCTGTTGGTATTGATGCAACGACTATAAAAGCATTAGAAGAGTAA
- a CDS encoding ABC transporter substrate-binding protein: MYYKLVKKLATISVASMGLLTLAACSSSSEQASSDVVKVGVLQYMEHESLTAAREGFVAELEANGYKEGEKLVLDYQNAQGDQSNLQTISEQLIDGNDIVLAIATPSAQSLATVSTETPIVFTAVTDPLSADLVESIEKPGGLLTGTSDQAPIDKQVELLGQAVPDAKTVGILYTTSERNSEVQVEQAKELLEKAGYKVIVKGITSSNEVQDATTSLMKDVDALFIPTDNTVASTMTMIGELSVEHKVPVIGGSTDMVDEGGLLTYGTNYEALGRQTAKMAIKIIEGANVSETAVEYPETVSLHVNEEMAQKLGIDTSKLAVSE; encoded by the coding sequence ATGTATTATAAGCTAGTAAAAAAATTGGCAACTATTTCAGTAGCAAGTATGGGTTTGTTAACACTTGCAGCTTGTTCCTCATCATCAGAACAAGCTTCCTCAGATGTGGTCAAAGTTGGAGTTCTTCAATATATGGAGCATGAATCATTGACAGCTGCCCGTGAGGGTTTTGTGGCGGAATTAGAAGCAAATGGTTATAAAGAGGGTGAAAAATTGGTTTTGGATTATCAAAATGCCCAAGGCGATCAATCTAACCTTCAAACCATTTCAGAACAATTAATCGATGGAAATGATATTGTCTTGGCAATCGCTACGCCGTCTGCCCAGAGTTTAGCGACTGTGTCTACTGAAACGCCGATTGTCTTTACTGCGGTTACAGATCCCTTGTCAGCTGACTTGGTAGAATCCATTGAAAAACCAGGTGGACTTTTGACAGGTACTTCTGATCAAGCTCCAATTGACAAACAGGTTGAATTGCTAGGTCAAGCTGTTCCAGATGCTAAGACCGTTGGTATTTTGTACACTACTAGCGAACGTAATTCAGAAGTCCAGGTAGAGCAAGCTAAGGAATTGCTAGAAAAAGCAGGTTATAAGGTAATTGTCAAAGGAATCACATCTTCAAATGAAGTCCAAGATGCGACAACAAGCTTGATGAAGGATGTAGATGCTCTCTTTATTCCAACAGACAATACTGTCGCTTCAACCATGACCATGATCGGTGAATTATCTGTGGAGCATAAGGTTCCAGTAATCGGTGGTTCAACGGATATGGTGGATGAAGGAGGTCTTTTGACTTACGGTACCAACTATGAAGCTTTAGGTCGTCAAACTGCAAAAATGGCTATTAAGATTATCGAAGGAGCTAATGTGTCAGAAACGGCAGTAGAATACCCAGAGACCGTCAGTCTTCACGTCAATGAAGAAATGGCTCAGAAATTAGGTATCGATACTTCTAAGCTTGCTGTATCTGAATAA
- a CDS encoding ABC transporter permease — MDIILSSISQGLLWSVMAIGVYLTFRILDIADMTAEGSYPLGAAVCATGIVNGVNPLLATFMAMVAGMGAGLISGLLHTKLKIPALLTGIVTLTGLYSINLKILGKANVALLKQETLVTQLQDFGLTKTNAVLVIGLVFVLAVVGLLTLLLNTQIGLAIRSTGDNIPMSESNGINVDNMKIYGYMLSNGLIALCGALLTQNNGYADLNSGTGTIVIGLASVIIAEVILRNLRLGWRLLSVVLGAVVYRLIILAILEIPGMDADLVKLFSAILLATVLYVPELQKKLNIRRPKLNGNA; from the coding sequence GTGGATATTATTTTATCAAGTATCTCGCAAGGCTTGCTTTGGTCAGTTATGGCGATTGGTGTTTACTTGACGTTTCGTATTTTAGATATTGCTGATATGACAGCTGAGGGGTCTTATCCGCTTGGAGCTGCTGTTTGTGCGACAGGGATTGTGAACGGAGTGAATCCCTTGCTGGCAACCTTTATGGCTATGGTAGCTGGTATGGGTGCAGGATTGATTTCTGGTTTACTTCATACAAAACTAAAAATTCCAGCCCTTTTGACCGGTATTGTAACCTTGACAGGTCTCTACTCTATCAACTTGAAAATATTAGGCAAAGCCAATGTGGCTCTGCTTAAGCAAGAAACTCTAGTGACCCAATTGCAGGATTTCGGTTTGACAAAAACAAATGCCGTTTTGGTGATTGGTCTGGTCTTTGTACTAGCAGTTGTAGGTTTATTGACGCTCTTGCTCAATACACAAATTGGTCTAGCTATTCGTTCAACAGGGGATAATATTCCAATGAGTGAGTCCAATGGTATCAATGTAGACAATATGAAAATCTACGGCTATATGTTGTCGAATGGTCTAATTGCCCTTTGTGGTGCTCTTCTTACTCAGAATAATGGCTATGCAGATCTCAACTCAGGTACTGGTACCATTGTTATCGGCCTAGCATCTGTCATTATTGCAGAAGTTATCTTGCGTAACTTACGCTTGGGTTGGAGACTCCTATCGGTTGTTCTCGGTGCAGTTGTTTACCGTTTGATTATCTTAGCGATTTTGGAAATTCCAGGTATGGATGCAGACCTTGTTAAACTCTTCTCAGCTATCCTTCTGGCAACCGTTCTCTATGTGCCAGAATTGCAGAAGAAATTGAATATTCGTCGTCCAAAATTGAATGGAAATGCTTAG